In Aegilops tauschii subsp. strangulata cultivar AL8/78 chromosome 3, Aet v6.0, whole genome shotgun sequence, one genomic interval encodes:
- the LOC109739468 gene encoding rhomboid-like protein 14, mitochondrial: protein MGVGMSSGRQDFAGRTLPLLAVQMLLQYGPAGASRPPLTAALVAANALVYFRPGAVDAHLPRLRHVMFNPHLIIKFGDLRRFFLSAFYHLCEGHFFMNMASLLRTGAKLETSTGSPEFACMVVSLLGLSQGFTLLLSKGLLSLGNDMAYYQYSAGFSGVLLGMNVVLNAREGDVVWHGVTVPAKYAALLELLLVHAFNPEAHLICNVGGILAGLAYLLLRHGPERLAPMFSGIADVVSQPARFAKKLLRSAAHGRGSSVRRHVAPAQEEVGQGMRWRCITCSCDNSRHADVCEMCSTPHPDHAFSRRRHLQDGGNNELSVEEIRRRRLERFGG from the exons ATGGGGGTCGGCATGAGCAGCGGCCGGCAGGACTTCGCCGGCCGGACGCTGCCGCTGTTGGCTGTGCAGATGCTTCTACAGTACGGCCCGGCCGGCGCAAGCCGCCCGCCCCTGACGGCCGCGCTGGTCGCCGCCAACGCGCTGGTGTACTTCCGCCCGGGCGCCGTCGACGCGCACCTACCCCGGCTCCGGCACGTCATGTTCAACCCCCACCTCATCATCAAG TTCGGTGACCTGAGACGTTTCTTCCTCTCAGCTTTCTACCACTTGTGTGAAGGTCACTTCTTCATGAACATGGCTTCTCTCTTGCGCACGGGGGCAAAGCTTGAAACATCAACTGGCAGTCCTGAGTTTGCTTGCATGGTGGTTTCCTTGCTTGGCCTTTCTCAGGGCTTCACACTGCTCTTGTCTAAAGGCTTGCTTTCGCTCGGCAACGACATGGCGTATTATCAATATTCTGCTGGATTTAGTGGAGTGCTGCTTGGCATGAATGTTGTGCTGAATGCCCGAGAAGGCGATGTTGTCTGGCATGGGGTGACCGTTCCTGCAAAGTATGCGGCATTGCTTGAACTACTACTCGTCCATGCTTTCAATCCGGAGGCACACTTGATTTGCAATGTTGGTGGGATACTTGCTGGCCTGGCCTACCTTTTGCTGAGGCACGGTCCAGAACGGCTCGCTCCCATGTTTTCAGGAATTGCAGACGTTGTGAGTCAGCCGGCGAGATTTGCTAAGAAACTTCTGAGGTCAGCAGCACATGGTCGGGGGAGCAGTGTCCGGCGCCATGTTGCACCTGCGCAAGAAGAGGTTGGGCAAGGTATGCGGTGGAGATGCATAACATGTTCTTGTGACAACTCGCGTCACGCAGATGTCTGCGAGATGTGCAGCACTCCGCACCCGGACCATGCCTTTTCCCGCAGACGGCATCTCCAAGACGGTGGAAACAACGAGCTCTCAGTCGAGGAGATCCGCCGTAGGAGGCTTGAAAGATTTGGAGGATGA